In a single window of the Methanofollis ethanolicus genome:
- a CDS encoding MFS transporter, translating into MTSVITDPLHQKLLLGAVALGTIMDGLDGSIVNVALPTIAADFDTDIGTIAWVIITYLLMMAGFLLVFGKIADRGLMKMIFISGFIIFTLASAACGLSPALPILLASRIVQGTGAAMIAAVAPLLCVRYLPPRMLGIALGVLTAASSIGFAAGPAIGGILTHYLSWHWIFLINIPIGIIGILFASRVIPTDHKIEEKTPFDFAGAATLFGAMVSGIFVLEEVMALGITDPLILVCATLCVLFASLFIIRELKTPAPLINIRVFGTWRFTSVLTAFLLVNVVYMGVLYLLPFYLTAEMEFTMATSGMYLLIPPAITALLGITFGRLSDRYGRRWFVVAACLVIIVFNGIFATYVPEAGVVPLLFALVLMGAAFGIVGGPASSRIIECAPEGEEGTGSSLMITTVYLGGVLGTALYATIFTIITASDGLVSFTDLDSATFLSGFHSTISIGLILSVLSLVLSAVVRDEKRHMA; encoded by the coding sequence ATGACATCTGTAATCACCGATCCCCTCCACCAGAAACTCCTCCTCGGGGCGGTCGCTCTCGGCACAATTATGGACGGACTCGACGGCTCGATCGTGAACGTCGCTCTCCCGACAATCGCCGCAGACTTCGACACAGACATCGGGACAATTGCCTGGGTTATCATCACCTATCTGCTTATGATGGCAGGTTTCCTCCTCGTCTTCGGAAAGATCGCGGACCGCGGCCTCATGAAAATGATCTTCATCAGCGGATTCATCATATTCACCCTCGCATCAGCCGCCTGCGGTCTCTCCCCCGCCCTTCCCATCCTCCTTGCCTCACGGATCGTCCAGGGGACCGGTGCCGCCATGATCGCCGCCGTTGCGCCGCTCCTCTGTGTCAGATATCTTCCGCCGCGGATGCTTGGCATCGCTCTTGGCGTCCTCACTGCCGCGAGTTCGATCGGCTTTGCCGCAGGCCCCGCCATCGGAGGAATTCTCACCCATTACCTCTCCTGGCACTGGATCTTCCTGATCAACATCCCGATAGGGATCATCGGCATCCTCTTCGCCTCCAGGGTCATCCCCACGGACCACAAGATAGAGGAAAAAACGCCGTTCGACTTTGCCGGAGCTGCCACGCTCTTTGGCGCAATGGTCTCCGGCATCTTCGTGCTCGAGGAAGTCATGGCCCTCGGCATAACCGACCCGCTGATCCTCGTCTGCGCAACACTCTGCGTGCTTTTTGCATCACTCTTCATCATCAGGGAACTGAAGACGCCAGCGCCCCTCATCAACATCCGCGTCTTCGGCACATGGCGGTTCACCTCCGTCCTGACCGCATTTCTGCTCGTCAACGTCGTATATATGGGAGTGCTGTACCTCCTGCCCTTCTACCTCACCGCGGAAATGGAGTTTACCATGGCAACGAGCGGCATGTACCTCTTAATTCCCCCGGCGATCACAGCCCTCCTCGGTATCACGTTCGGCAGATTGTCTGACAGGTACGGTCGCAGGTGGTTTGTTGTCGCCGCGTGCCTGGTGATCATCGTTTTCAACGGCATCTTCGCCACATATGTCCCTGAAGCAGGAGTTGTCCCTCTGCTTTTCGCCCTTGTCCTGATGGGGGCCGCCTTCGGGATTGTCGGCGGGCCTGCATCGAGCAGAATTATCGAATGCGCCCCTGAAGGCGAGGAGGGGACCGGCTCCTCGCTCATGATCACCACCGTCTACCTCGGCGGTGTACTCGGAACAGCCCTGTATGCAACGATCTTCACCATCATAACGGCCTCCGACGGTCTGGTGTCATTCACCGACCTTGACTCCGCAACCTTCCTTTCCGGGTTCCACTCCACGATTTCTATCGGGCTTATCCTCTCGGTACTCTCGCTGGTACTCTCTGCAGTTGTCAGAGATGAGAAGAGGCATATGGCGTGA
- a CDS encoding P-II family nitrogen regulator, which translates to MKKIEAVIRPTKFEDVKAALEAIGMVSMTVSEVKGRGEQKGVRQQWRGAEYVVDFFPKTRIEMVVPDETVDEVITVIVGAAKTGQIGDGKIFVIPVERVVRVRTGEEGEAALR; encoded by the coding sequence ATGAAAAAGATCGAAGCGGTCATCAGGCCGACAAAGTTCGAGGATGTGAAGGCAGCCCTCGAAGCCATCGGGATGGTCTCCATGACCGTCTCCGAGGTGAAGGGGCGTGGCGAGCAGAAGGGCGTCAGGCAGCAGTGGCGCGGCGCCGAGTATGTCGTCGACTTCTTCCCGAAGACCAGGATCGAGATGGTCGTCCCCGACGAGACGGTGGATGAGGTCATCACCGTGATCGTGGGGGCCGCAAAGACCGGCCAGATCGGCGACGGCAAGATCTTCGTCATACCGGTCGAACGGGTGGTCAGGGTCAGGACCGGAGAGGAGGGTGAGGCAGCCCTCCGATAA
- a CDS encoding ammonium transporter, whose protein sequence is MCVRKNILALLVVAFLGFFAMPVLAADPDGTATLEEDPGTALDFIWVLVCGFMVMFMQAGFSMVETGFTRAKNAANIMMKNLMDFSVGALAYWAVGFAVMYGTMEGLNWLFGWSGFFLLGDAYDVTTIESWFFQMVFAATAATIVSGSVSERCKFSTYVIASAVITALIYPVYGHWIWGGGWLAGLGALDFAGSGVVHAVGGWIALAGALLLGPRIGKYAKDGTPRAIPGHSVTLGILGVFVLWFGWYGFNCGSTLTADSLRISVIAANTTLAAAASLVTAMLATWAWHGKPDVSMSGNAAIGGLVAITAGCAWVSPQLSVLIGIVAGLLVVVGVWFLDWVLHVDDPVGAIAVHGFNGAWGLLALGLFADGTYGGVTGLLFGNVGFFAVQALSVAVSFVWAFGTGLILFGIMKVTMGIRVSASEELQGLDIGEHGMSAYPNFVATEPATEAER, encoded by the coding sequence ATGTGTGTGCGAAAAAACATTCTGGCGCTTCTGGTCGTCGCCTTTCTGGGGTTCTTTGCGATGCCTGTCCTGGCCGCGGACCCAGACGGGACGGCGACTCTTGAGGAGGATCCGGGAACGGCCCTCGACTTCATCTGGGTCCTCGTCTGCGGGTTCATGGTCATGTTCATGCAGGCAGGATTCTCCATGGTCGAGACCGGGTTTACCAGGGCGAAGAACGCGGCGAACATCATGATGAAGAACCTGATGGACTTCTCCGTCGGCGCCCTCGCCTACTGGGCTGTCGGCTTTGCCGTCATGTACGGCACGATGGAAGGCCTGAACTGGCTCTTCGGCTGGTCGGGATTCTTCCTTCTCGGCGACGCCTACGATGTCACCACCATCGAGTCCTGGTTCTTCCAGATGGTCTTTGCGGCGACCGCCGCCACGATCGTCTCGGGTTCAGTCTCAGAAAGGTGCAAGTTCTCGACCTACGTCATCGCAAGCGCCGTGATCACGGCCCTGATCTATCCGGTCTACGGCCACTGGATCTGGGGCGGCGGCTGGCTTGCAGGGCTTGGCGCCCTCGACTTCGCGGGTTCGGGCGTGGTCCACGCCGTCGGCGGCTGGATCGCCCTCGCCGGTGCGCTCCTGCTCGGTCCTCGCATAGGGAAGTATGCAAAGGACGGGACGCCCCGTGCGATCCCGGGCCACTCGGTGACCCTGGGCATCCTGGGTGTCTTCGTGCTCTGGTTCGGGTGGTATGGCTTCAACTGCGGTTCGACACTCACTGCCGACAGCCTCAGAATCTCGGTCATTGCAGCAAACACCACACTGGCTGCGGCAGCGTCTCTCGTCACCGCCATGCTTGCCACCTGGGCCTGGCACGGCAAACCTGATGTCTCGATGTCGGGCAACGCGGCGATCGGCGGCCTTGTCGCCATCACCGCCGGGTGCGCCTGGGTAAGCCCACAGCTCTCGGTGCTGATCGGCATCGTCGCCGGTCTCCTGGTGGTCGTTGGCGTCTGGTTCCTGGACTGGGTCCTCCATGTCGACGACCCGGTCGGTGCGATCGCGGTCCACGGCTTCAACGGTGCCTGGGGTCTCCTGGCCCTCGGTCTCTTCGCCGACGGTACCTACGGTGGCGTGACCGGGCTCCTGTTCGGCAATGTGGGGTTCTTCGCCGTGCAGGCACTCTCGGTTGCGGTCAGCTTCGTCTGGGCCTTCGGCACAGGACTTATCCTCTTCGGCATCATGAAGGTGACGATGGGCATACGGGTCTCCGCTTCCGAGGAACTCCAGGGCCTCGACATCGGTGAGCACGGGATGTCGGCGTACCCGAACTTCGTGGCCACAGAGCCCGCGACAGAGGCGGAGCGATGA
- a CDS encoding type 1 glutamine amidotransferase: protein MTDAVIIQHIGGEGPGPLLLSLLEECGLECTIARMDEGDAVPRHAEVMIVLGGPMNVYEEETHPYLADLDRAVRGHVRAGGHYLGLCLGGQVLAKALGAPVTRAPLPEFGVHTLSLTREGRQDSLFAGVPRSFPTLEWHRDTFAVPCGATLLATSASCRNQAFRFRNAYGLQFHPEMTVGTFETMADDYDLDLRRAGFSADAVVAYARGWEEEMDQHSRQILGNFLDGVVTG, encoded by the coding sequence GTGACAGACGCAGTTATTATCCAGCACATCGGCGGCGAGGGCCCGGGCCCTCTCCTCCTGTCCCTCCTCGAAGAGTGCGGTCTAGAATGCACCATCGCCAGAATGGACGAAGGCGACGCCGTTCCCCGCCATGCAGAGGTCATGATCGTCCTCGGCGGGCCGATGAACGTCTACGAGGAGGAGACCCACCCCTATCTGGCCGACCTCGACCGTGCGGTCCGCGGGCACGTCCGTGCGGGCGGCCATTATCTCGGCCTCTGTCTCGGGGGCCAGGTCCTCGCAAAGGCCCTCGGCGCCCCGGTGACCCGTGCACCTCTCCCCGAGTTCGGGGTGCACACCCTCTCCCTCACGCGGGAGGGCCGGCAGGACTCTCTCTTTGCAGGCGTGCCGCGGTCCTTCCCCACCCTCGAGTGGCACCGCGACACCTTCGCCGTCCCCTGCGGGGCGACCCTCCTTGCCACCTCGGCGTCCTGCAGGAACCAGGCTTTCAGGTTCAGGAACGCCTACGGCCTCCAGTTCCACCCGGAGATGACCGTCGGGACCTTTGAGACGATGGCCGACGACTACGACCTCGACCTCCGGAGAGCGGGCTTTTCCGCCGACGCCGTCGTCGCCTATGCACGGGGATGGGAGGAGGAGATGGATCAGCATTCCCGGCAGATCCTCGGGAACTTCCTGGACGGCGTGGTCACGGGGTAG